The following proteins are encoded in a genomic region of Candidatus Nitrospira nitrificans:
- a CDS encoding AAA family ATPase, with translation MALSTSVHDLRTLIRSSHPLVVIETVEEERVLALLQSVTAQERMPLFEWSITRGLTRADEGATLSKMTATPLAVLQHLHGLTVEAVFWLKDLGPHLQDPAVCRQLREVAAIYSRSRATCVLTGQPITLPPDLDKTAVRLDLKLPNQDELRSMLRGLLQSLGPRTTSRPRPTPLARGIPGSITEPNTAASGLSPKESETILRALQGLTLHQARQVIAQCLVERGTLSAGDVQTILQRKVQAIKDGGLLEYYPLEDNRFELGGFANLKSWLDRAQVGFTAEAKSLNLTPPRGIMLVGVPGCGKSLAAKAIAREWKLPLLKLDAGRLFDKFVGESEKNFRKAIDMAESLSPIVLWIDEIEKAMVAGGGNGDADAGLSRRLFGAFLTWLQEKRQDVFVVATANDLSSLPPELLRKGRFDEIFFVDLPDDVERESIWTIHLGLRKQDSKKFDLGKIVSASAGFSGSEIEQAVVAALYRALHQKTPLTTDLLIEELTHTVPLSVTRREDIDALRQTAEGRFVNVR, from the coding sequence ATGGCTCTGTCAACCAGCGTGCACGATCTCCGTACTCTCATTCGCTCCTCCCATCCTCTCGTCGTCATTGAAACAGTGGAGGAGGAGCGGGTCCTGGCCCTACTACAATCGGTGACCGCGCAGGAACGCATGCCGTTGTTCGAGTGGTCTATCACCAGAGGACTCACTCGCGCCGACGAGGGCGCGACACTCAGTAAGATGACCGCGACCCCCTTGGCTGTCCTGCAGCATCTTCATGGGTTGACCGTCGAAGCGGTGTTTTGGCTCAAGGACCTCGGCCCGCACCTGCAAGATCCCGCTGTCTGCCGACAACTTCGAGAGGTTGCCGCCATCTATAGTCGATCACGGGCCACCTGCGTGCTGACCGGTCAGCCGATCACGCTGCCGCCGGATCTCGACAAAACTGCGGTGCGGCTCGACCTCAAACTGCCGAACCAAGATGAACTCCGATCGATGCTGCGTGGGTTGCTCCAATCGTTGGGACCTCGCACGACTTCTCGTCCACGGCCCACGCCCCTCGCGCGCGGCATTCCCGGTTCGATCACTGAACCCAACACTGCCGCAAGCGGCCTCTCGCCTAAGGAGTCCGAAACTATCCTCCGTGCCCTACAAGGATTGACGCTCCATCAAGCCCGTCAGGTCATCGCCCAATGCCTCGTCGAACGGGGCACTCTCTCCGCCGGGGATGTCCAAACCATCCTGCAGCGCAAGGTGCAGGCGATCAAGGACGGAGGTCTCTTGGAATACTATCCCTTGGAGGACAATCGGTTTGAATTGGGAGGCTTTGCCAATCTGAAGTCCTGGTTGGATCGCGCCCAAGTTGGGTTTACCGCCGAAGCCAAATCGCTCAATCTCACCCCGCCTCGCGGCATCATGTTGGTCGGTGTGCCGGGCTGCGGCAAGTCGCTTGCCGCCAAGGCAATCGCACGGGAGTGGAAACTTCCGCTCCTGAAACTCGACGCCGGTCGGTTGTTCGACAAGTTCGTCGGCGAATCGGAAAAGAACTTCCGCAAAGCGATCGACATGGCGGAGTCCTTGTCCCCGATTGTTCTCTGGATCGATGAAATTGAGAAGGCGATGGTCGCCGGCGGAGGAAACGGCGACGCCGACGCGGGATTGAGCCGACGACTCTTTGGTGCCTTTCTCACTTGGCTGCAGGAAAAAAGACAAGATGTGTTCGTCGTCGCCACGGCCAACGACCTGTCGTCGTTGCCTCCCGAACTCCTGCGCAAAGGGCGGTTCGATGAAATATTTTTCGTCGATCTGCCGGACGATGTCGAACGGGAAAGCATCTGGACGATTCACCTCGGCCTTCGGAAGCAGGACAGCAAGAAGTTTGACCTGGGCAAGATCGTCAGCGCAAGCGCCGGCTTCAGCGGGTCGGAGATCGAACAGGCAGTGGTAGCAGCCCTCTATCGAGCGCTGCACCAAAAAACTCCGCTCACGACTGATCTGCTCATCGAAGAATTGACCCACACGGTGCCGCTCTCCGTCACGCGGCGTGAAGACATCGATGCACTCCGACAGACAGCCGAAGGCCGATTTGTGAACGTGCGGTAA
- a CDS encoding NlpC/P60 family protein, translated as MPFFLIIAVLAIATLMGCTKPAQTLKRGIGAPAISADKTEPRDGPAPPHPSPGPASGNHPTAFITSLPSRSAIVESAARLVGARTITSQGKRIAYDCAGVTRAIFLEHGIDLYHGAFTDPKGNGVRLIHNHVRRHGTLLRGSNVSPGDLVFFDNTWDFNGDNTLNDLLTHVGVVERLDPDGTVVFISRVADAVQRYNMNLDQPHVHKTAQGRVLNDYIRRKHPTDPDNVARLTGELFSVYGNLLSPQKHISSGKTGAQDSSQQRTAVSLSSELPEQ; from the coding sequence ATGCCGTTCTTCCTGATCATAGCCGTTCTTGCGATCGCGACTCTCATGGGCTGCACCAAGCCAGCCCAGACGCTGAAGAGGGGAATCGGTGCGCCCGCAATCTCAGCGGACAAGACAGAGCCTCGTGATGGACCCGCACCGCCCCATCCTTCTCCCGGACCAGCCTCTGGAAATCACCCGACTGCCTTCATCACGTCTCTCCCCAGTCGATCGGCGATCGTCGAATCTGCGGCGCGACTGGTCGGAGCGCGAACGATTACAAGCCAAGGCAAACGAATCGCCTACGACTGTGCGGGGGTGACACGCGCCATCTTCCTGGAGCACGGGATCGACCTGTATCATGGAGCGTTTACCGACCCGAAGGGAAACGGCGTCCGGCTCATCCACAACCACGTGCGTCGGCACGGAACCCTTCTTCGAGGGTCGAACGTCAGCCCAGGCGATCTCGTGTTTTTTGATAATACGTGGGATTTTAACGGAGACAACACACTGAACGATCTCCTGACCCATGTGGGAGTCGTCGAACGGCTGGATCCAGACGGCACTGTGGTCTTCATCAGCCGCGTCGCCGACGCTGTCCAGCGCTACAACATGAATTTGGACCAGCCTCATGTCCATAAGACCGCTCAAGGCCGTGTCCTCAACGACTATATCCGGCGGAAACACCCAACCGATCCAGACAATGTCGCTCGTCTGACCGGCGAGCTGTTTTCCGTCTATGGAAACCTTCTAAGCCCGCAGAAACATATTTCTTCGGGAAAAACGGGGGCTCAGGATTCGAGCCAGCAACGGACTGCTGTTTCTCTGTCCTCAGAATTACCCGAACAATGA
- a CDS encoding NYN domain-containing protein, translating into MQMLSTTIRATFALILLLSLGFSLVLAQVRQIDVLITLVKDRVVALPGGGSPVEEPLGVNETLVTTGSQGPAGFAQTTRRLLGFSSGLRRWTEMQLGIEEQVDRHQILPRLIVVQTNRRVHGFQESRGHWFSDPLGPNETVKQLRGRGHVIVVVTSERALAFSAFTGGVFAVRWSAHEQMQSIDQTNDVTVIQTTTRQLAFRSQTGGWTELR; encoded by the coding sequence ATGCAGATGCTTTCCACCACCATCCGCGCCACGTTTGCTCTCATCCTTCTGCTGTCCCTGGGCTTCAGTCTCGTCCTCGCGCAAGTTCGCCAGATCGATGTCTTGATCACGCTCGTCAAAGACAGAGTCGTTGCGCTTCCAGGAGGCGGCAGTCCTGTCGAAGAACCCTTGGGGGTCAATGAAACACTCGTCACCACGGGGTCTCAAGGGCCGGCCGGCTTTGCCCAGACCACCCGCCGGCTTTTAGGCTTTTCATCCGGCTTGCGGCGATGGACGGAAATGCAGCTGGGCATCGAGGAGCAGGTTGACCGACATCAGATATTGCCGCGCCTCATCGTGGTTCAGACCAACCGGCGAGTCCATGGGTTTCAAGAGAGTCGCGGTCATTGGTTCAGCGATCCGTTGGGGCCGAATGAAACCGTCAAACAACTGCGGGGTCGCGGCCATGTCATCGTTGTGGTGACCTCCGAGCGAGCCCTGGCGTTTTCCGCGTTCACCGGAGGCGTCTTCGCGGTGCGCTGGTCGGCGCACGAACAGATGCAATCCATCGACCAGACGAACGACGTGACCGTGATCCAGACCACCACGCGCCAACTGGCCTTTCGCTCGCAAACAGGCGGATGGACAGAATTGAGATAG
- a CDS encoding DUF5069 domain-containing protein yields the protein MTQQSYPRSPKALLGGIAHLGRLIDKIRLRHAGQIQDYNYITVGFDKYLVDFLGIDAQSFEQRVLVGGTDEELLAWVKVNGRMLSSQEVTQWSQGLLVSGPKDDAARRRFQGRLEDIATKRGVAVSSLPSVTTWADVIELDEGRL from the coding sequence ATGACGCAACAAAGCTATCCACGCAGCCCTAAGGCTCTCCTCGGCGGCATCGCTCATCTCGGGCGGTTGATCGACAAGATTCGTCTGCGCCATGCCGGGCAGATTCAGGACTATAACTACATCACGGTCGGGTTCGATAAGTATCTGGTCGATTTTCTTGGGATCGACGCGCAATCGTTCGAACAGCGAGTCTTGGTCGGTGGGACTGATGAGGAGCTGCTTGCCTGGGTCAAGGTTAACGGCCGCATGCTGTCTAGCCAGGAGGTGACGCAATGGTCGCAAGGGCTGCTTGTCTCCGGTCCCAAAGATGATGCAGCTCGCCGGCGATTCCAAGGCCGTTTGGAGGATATCGCGACCAAGCGCGGCGTGGCAGTGAGTTCCCTTCCTTCGGTCACCACTTGGGCCGATGTGATCGAACTCGATGAAGGTCGACTGTAA
- a CDS encoding PilZ domain-containing protein — translation MQLRCSSRKYVRYPASVQTDNGAGEGTLFDLSPTGCRMQSSVALTPGSYLALHIEAPERESPLAVEVSIVRWHKDNQFGIEFLRYAQGVREQVTDLIEGGEVSVVPNHVDETELTLSPVAV, via the coding sequence ATGCAGCTCCGATGCAGCTCAAGAAAATATGTCCGGTATCCCGCCAGCGTCCAGACCGACAACGGCGCTGGAGAGGGAACCCTCTTTGATCTCTCTCCGACGGGATGCCGAATGCAGAGCAGTGTCGCCCTGACGCCGGGCAGCTACCTCGCGCTGCATATCGAGGCGCCGGAAAGAGAATCTCCGCTCGCCGTCGAAGTCTCAATCGTGCGCTGGCACAAAGACAACCAGTTCGGGATCGAGTTTCTTCGATACGCGCAGGGAGTCCGTGAGCAAGTCACCGATTTGATCGAAGGCGGAGAAGTCTCCGTCGTTCCCAACCACGTCGATGAAACAGAACTGACCCTCAGCCCGGTCGCCGTCTAA
- a CDS encoding Hcp family type VI secretion system effector has protein sequence MAAVDYFLKIVGIEGESNDLKHKGDIHLDSWSFGGTQTGGDHFAGGGGGGKFSAQDFHFATKLSKASPKLFQACATGERLKNATLVARKAGEGQQEYYKITFSDCLVSSYRQGGAVGSELIPTDQASLSFGKIEIEYTEQKADGSLGTVVKGGYDLKLNKAV, from the coding sequence ATGGCGGCTGTTGATTATTTCCTCAAGATTGTCGGGATTGAAGGCGAGAGCAATGATCTGAAGCACAAGGGAGACATCCACCTGGATTCGTGGTCGTTCGGAGGCACGCAAACCGGGGGTGATCATTTCGCCGGCGGTGGGGGCGGGGGGAAGTTCTCGGCGCAAGATTTTCATTTCGCGACGAAGCTCAGCAAAGCCTCGCCGAAACTCTTTCAGGCCTGTGCCACTGGTGAACGGTTGAAGAATGCGACGCTCGTGGCGAGAAAGGCAGGCGAGGGACAGCAGGAGTACTACAAGATTACGTTCAGCGACTGTTTGGTGTCTTCCTACCGGCAGGGTGGGGCTGTCGGATCGGAACTCATTCCAACGGATCAGGCGTCGCTGAGTTTCGGGAAGATTGAGATCGAGTATACAGAACAAAAAGCAGATGGGTCGCTCGGCACAGTGGTGAAGGGCGGCTATGACTTGAAGCTCAATAAGGCTGTGTAG
- a CDS encoding glutamate synthase subunit beta, producing the protein MGDPKGFIKYAREGPKRKPIELRVLDWKEMYEPISEDRLKIQGARCMDCGVPFCQGNTGCPVVNLIPEWNDLVYRGRWNDALKALHTTNNFPEFTGRLCPAPCEGACVLGINEDPVSIRIIEWNIVDRGFNEGFVTPILPVVQTGKTVAIVGSGPAGLAAAQQLARAGHEVTVFEKSDRVGGLLRYGIPDFKMEKWVIDRRLEQMKAEGVKFQTSVAVGKDITGEQLRRQFDAVGLTMGAEQARELPIPGRELKGVHLAMEYLTQQNKRTAGIPFTDEPITAKGKRVVIIGGGDTGSDCLGTAHRQGCVEAHQFELLPEPPPQRAQSTPWPLWPMQLRTSHAHEEGCDRQWSVSTTKFTGHDGHVTKLHAGRVTFENGKFEPMPGTEFEMNADLVLLAMGFTGPVKNGLLDDLGVKYDARGVVSVGENFMTNLDGVFAGGDTKRGASLIVWAIAEGRKMAAGINQYLHANRSTKKAVS; encoded by the coding sequence ATGGGAGATCCGAAAGGTTTCATAAAGTATGCCCGTGAGGGCCCGAAGCGCAAACCGATCGAACTGCGTGTGCTCGATTGGAAGGAGATGTACGAACCGATCTCCGAGGACAGGCTGAAGATCCAGGGCGCGCGCTGCATGGACTGTGGGGTGCCGTTTTGCCAAGGGAACACCGGTTGCCCGGTCGTGAATCTGATTCCCGAGTGGAACGATCTTGTCTATCGCGGTCGTTGGAACGATGCGCTGAAAGCGTTGCACACGACGAACAACTTTCCCGAGTTTACGGGTCGGCTCTGCCCGGCGCCCTGCGAAGGGGCCTGTGTGCTGGGCATCAATGAAGATCCGGTCTCCATCCGCATCATCGAATGGAACATCGTCGATCGTGGTTTCAACGAAGGCTTCGTGACCCCGATCCTCCCGGTCGTGCAGACCGGCAAGACGGTGGCGATCGTCGGTTCCGGCCCGGCGGGGTTGGCTGCCGCGCAGCAATTGGCTCGGGCCGGCCATGAGGTGACGGTCTTCGAAAAATCCGATCGGGTCGGAGGCCTGCTTCGCTATGGCATTCCCGACTTCAAAATGGAGAAATGGGTCATCGACAGACGGTTGGAACAGATGAAGGCCGAAGGGGTCAAGTTCCAAACCAGCGTCGCCGTCGGTAAAGACATCACCGGCGAACAGTTGCGTCGACAGTTTGATGCGGTGGGATTGACGATGGGCGCCGAGCAGGCTCGCGAGCTGCCGATTCCGGGACGCGAACTGAAGGGTGTGCATCTCGCGATGGAATATCTCACCCAGCAGAATAAGCGGACGGCGGGAATCCCGTTCACCGACGAGCCGATCACGGCAAAGGGCAAGCGGGTGGTCATTATCGGCGGCGGCGACACGGGCTCTGACTGTCTTGGGACGGCACACCGTCAAGGCTGCGTCGAAGCGCATCAATTTGAATTGCTGCCGGAACCACCGCCGCAGCGAGCGCAATCGACACCCTGGCCGCTCTGGCCGATGCAATTACGCACGTCCCACGCCCATGAAGAAGGGTGCGACCGGCAATGGAGCGTGTCCACCACGAAATTCACCGGCCACGATGGCCATGTCACAAAACTCCACGCCGGCCGAGTTACGTTTGAAAACGGCAAGTTTGAACCGATGCCCGGTACCGAGTTCGAGATGAACGCCGACCTGGTGCTGTTGGCAATGGGATTCACCGGCCCCGTCAAGAACGGCCTGCTCGATGACCTGGGCGTGAAGTATGATGCCCGCGGAGTGGTATCAGTGGGCGAGAATTTCATGACCAACCTCGACGGCGTTTTTGCCGGCGGCGACACCAAACGCGGCGCCTCGCTCATCGTCTGGGCCATCGCCGAAGGAAGAAAGATGGCAGCAGGGATCAATCAGTATCTGCATGCGAATCGGTCTACAAAAAAGGCCGTCTCCTGA